A stretch of DNA from Mesorhizobium onobrychidis:
TGTCGCCACCATCGCCCAGCCGCCCGGCCGGGTCATGGCATGGATATTCTGTACCGCGGCGAGCGGGCGCTGCACATGTTCCAGCACCTGGTCGGCGATGACGACGGAATATTGCCGGTCGGTGCGGTCCTTGCAGATGTCGAAGTCGGGGAAATCGACCGACGTATAGTTGGAGCACATCGTCTTCCAGTGGCGGTTCCAGCCGGGCGAGATCTCGATCACGTCAGAGGATTTGCGGCCGTCCGCCTCAAGAAACGCGGTGAACGCCTCGATCTGCCTGATGCGCAGCCAATTGCGGGAATCGTAGCCGAGCAGCTGCTTTGCAACTTGCTTGCTTCGCCTCTTCAGGGCGCCGGGTAGGCTTTCCGTCATTGTCAAATCGATCTCCTTAAATCCCCGCCGCGCCCCCTTGAACATCGCAAAAGCGAACAAAATTCGACCTGGCCTTGGCAATATCTGGGCTTCGAACAGGCTGATACCACCGAAGAAAGAATGCCATGACGAGCGATTCCCGCGCCCACGATATCCTGTC
This window harbors:
- a CDS encoding class I SAM-dependent methyltransferase, producing MTESLPGALKRRSKQVAKQLLGYDSRNWLRIRQIEAFTAFLEADGRKSSDVIEISPGWNRHWKTMCSNYTSVDFPDFDICKDRTDRQYSVVIADQVLEHVQRPLAAVQNIHAMTRPGGWAMVATPFLFRVHARPHDYNRWTAAGLKQVLVEGGFPQAEIQVFSWGNKACAKAHIGGPVRAYGLWRDLSNDEEYPLMVWAFARKPG